A DNA window from Amycolatopsis sp. DSM 110486 contains the following coding sequences:
- a CDS encoding peptidase inhibitor family I36 protein yields the protein MVGKSFESKVRNSSKGTPMSKTARCLLPSLGLLLAGSVLVQAPAHAATARWSESAFRAEVQQSIVGSGKSNGVVTGQAGGWHRCPQGYYCLFDGYDGAGAMAFFKTGSPNLANQGLDKAASAQWNRSPWNFCLYEGYNYTGRRNCDPPNSRYNFTYYGGNNFDSSVKRL from the coding sequence GTGGTCGGCAAGTCCTTCGAATCGAAAGTACGCAATTCATCGAAGGGAACACCTATGTCTAAAACAGCCCGCTGTCTCCTGCCCTCGCTCGGATTGCTGCTGGCCGGCAGCGTTCTCGTTCAGGCTCCCGCGCACGCTGCGACCGCGCGTTGGTCGGAGAGTGCGTTCCGGGCCGAAGTCCAGCAGTCCATCGTCGGCTCGGGAAAGAGCAACGGAGTCGTAACGGGCCAGGCTGGTGGATGGCACCGCTGCCCACAGGGCTACTACTGTCTTTTTGACGGCTACGACGGTGCAGGAGCGATGGCCTTCTTCAAGACCGGCTCGCCGAACCTCGCCAACCAGGGCCTGGACAAGGCCGCGAGCGCGCAGTGGAACCGCTCACCGTGGAACTTCTGCCTGTACGAGGGGTACAACTACACCGGCCGACGAAACTGTGATCCGCCGAACTCCCGGTACAACTTCACCTATTACGGCGGCAACAACTTCGACTCATCCGTGAAGCGCCTCTAG
- a CDS encoding SDR family NAD(P)-dependent oxidoreductase produces MGKLSGHVAVVTGGARGLGRQIVEAMAGEGAAVAIASRHGDACTEAAEQIRRDHDVDAIGVECNIGSWSACDSLVETVYARFGRADVLVNNAGMALPYRTIDDLDERMWRKVLEVNLLGAVSLSQSFGARMAEAGSGSIINITSTGAVRPKDPFVPYAVAKAGLNTLTQAHAQAFGPMGVRVNAIQCGPFRTRMAEAWDEKAVAVLERTAALRRIGDPEEIRAAAVYLATSDSAFVTGTILQLDGGATF; encoded by the coding sequence ATGGGCAAGCTGTCTGGGCACGTCGCCGTGGTGACCGGTGGAGCGCGCGGCCTGGGACGCCAGATCGTCGAGGCCATGGCGGGCGAGGGCGCCGCGGTGGCGATCGCCAGTCGTCACGGCGATGCATGTACGGAAGCCGCTGAGCAGATCAGGCGGGACCACGACGTCGACGCCATCGGCGTCGAGTGCAACATCGGGTCCTGGAGCGCATGCGACAGCCTCGTCGAGACCGTCTACGCGAGGTTCGGCCGCGCCGACGTGTTGGTGAACAACGCCGGCATGGCGCTGCCGTACCGGACGATCGACGACCTTGACGAGCGAATGTGGCGCAAGGTGCTCGAGGTGAACCTCCTCGGCGCGGTCTCGCTGTCTCAGAGCTTCGGCGCCAGGATGGCCGAGGCCGGCAGCGGATCGATCATCAACATCACGTCAACCGGCGCGGTTCGACCGAAAGATCCCTTTGTTCCGTACGCGGTGGCCAAGGCGGGCCTGAACACCTTGACGCAGGCGCACGCGCAGGCGTTCGGCCCGATGGGTGTTCGAGTGAACGCCATTCAGTGCGGCCCATTTCGGACACGAATGGCCGAAGCGTGGGATGAGAAGGCTGTTGCCGTTCTCGAACGCACCGCCGCTCTGCGCCGGATTGGCGACCCGGAAGAGATCCGCGCCGCAGCGGTGTACCTCGCCACCAGCGACTCGGCGTTCGTGACCGGCACGATCCTTCAGCTCGATGGTGGCGCGACCTTCTGA
- a CDS encoding helix-turn-helix transcriptional regulator: protein MRDQSVFALAARRLCREKGLTLREIASQAGYSESYVSKVFNGHRGRRPAVVDRLDEVLGADGELVRIATEQRLDGGHVRPMQLPPPASDFTGRQGYLRQLDDAVAARDEDGTAVTVLIEGGFWAGKTELAIQWASQVQERYPGGCLFVDLRGLAAGRPAEPGAVLDGFLRALGAPGSELTGTVEERAARYRSRLSSRPSIVILDNAADYQQVRPLLPGAGSVLIVTSREHQGALLTHTGAVQIELPPLPVDEAMTLLRCRVGEARVNADLRAAEKIVRCAGRLPMAIRIAAEYAKHGGHTLDQVAGQLSTMPERLALFTSSDPAVNIRAVLDVSYLALPSQPARIFRLLGTSPTAVISPESTAALGEITVAEAGRALDVLHRAHLVELVENGRMRMNHLLRAYAHERAGADEPPRELDRARHRLLHWYAATTHAASNALAPDWAGTGLALDSVKDVVPLSFGRNDYDAALTWFGIEAEAILWVARSVAAGDLGWKLPAMLLPYFYITKNWRAWLAAATDGRAAALRADNRAGHARSMLSLGWVRHEVGHTDDAILLLQTGLRLQGELGADDRDDLLEAWTAFALASAHASLRHADEARELYARAEQLFSEAGLDFGVAVSKAMLAGEQQQLGEDERAAETAYDALELAERSGTKSAISLAHHQLGLLLLQHGSYRPALTHLDKALELRRTSRERWAEADTLTVRGEVLSKLGHDRNAREAYREAAEILETLHDPRAFDIQAQIASLNAVLNAPDAPAS from the coding sequence ATGAGGGATCAAAGCGTCTTCGCGCTGGCCGCGCGGCGGCTGTGTCGAGAGAAGGGCCTGACGCTCAGGGAGATCGCGAGCCAGGCGGGCTACAGCGAAAGCTACGTCTCCAAGGTCTTCAACGGCCACCGAGGCCGGCGGCCGGCGGTGGTGGACAGGCTGGATGAAGTCCTCGGCGCCGACGGCGAACTGGTGCGGATAGCCACTGAGCAGCGGCTCGATGGCGGCCACGTTCGGCCGATGCAGCTGCCCCCGCCGGCCTCGGACTTCACCGGCCGCCAGGGGTATCTCCGTCAGCTGGATGATGCCGTGGCAGCCCGGGACGAGGACGGGACCGCGGTCACAGTGCTCATCGAAGGCGGCTTCTGGGCGGGCAAGACGGAACTGGCGATTCAGTGGGCGTCGCAGGTCCAGGAGCGATATCCGGGCGGCTGCTTGTTCGTCGACTTGCGCGGGCTGGCGGCCGGTAGGCCGGCGGAACCCGGCGCAGTGCTCGACGGCTTCCTGCGTGCGCTGGGAGCCCCTGGCTCCGAGCTCACGGGGACGGTCGAAGAACGCGCGGCGCGATACCGGTCTCGCCTGTCAAGCCGTCCGTCCATCGTGATCCTGGACAACGCGGCGGACTACCAGCAGGTCCGGCCACTGCTGCCCGGCGCGGGAAGTGTTCTCATCGTGACCAGCCGAGAGCACCAGGGCGCCTTGCTGACCCACACCGGGGCGGTGCAGATCGAGCTGCCGCCTCTTCCCGTCGACGAGGCAATGACGTTGCTGCGCTGTCGTGTGGGGGAAGCACGGGTGAATGCCGACCTCCGCGCGGCTGAGAAGATCGTGAGGTGCGCTGGGCGGCTCCCAATGGCGATCCGCATCGCGGCCGAGTACGCGAAGCACGGCGGCCATACCCTCGACCAGGTCGCCGGCCAGCTCTCCACGATGCCGGAACGGCTGGCACTGTTCACCTCGTCCGACCCGGCCGTCAACATCCGCGCCGTGCTGGACGTGTCCTACCTGGCGCTCCCGTCACAACCGGCGCGAATCTTCCGATTGCTCGGTACCAGCCCGACAGCCGTGATCAGCCCGGAATCCACCGCCGCGCTGGGTGAGATCACCGTTGCCGAAGCCGGCCGGGCACTCGACGTCCTGCACCGCGCACACCTCGTCGAGCTCGTCGAGAACGGCCGCATGCGGATGAACCACCTCTTGCGCGCCTACGCCCACGAACGCGCCGGCGCCGACGAACCGCCACGTGAGCTCGACAGGGCTCGCCACCGGCTGCTGCACTGGTACGCAGCGACAACCCACGCGGCCAGCAACGCCTTGGCGCCAGACTGGGCTGGCACGGGGCTCGCATTGGATTCCGTCAAGGACGTCGTGCCGCTGTCGTTCGGGCGCAACGACTATGACGCCGCGTTGACCTGGTTCGGAATCGAGGCCGAGGCCATCCTGTGGGTCGCACGTAGCGTCGCAGCGGGCGACCTCGGCTGGAAGTTGCCGGCCATGCTGCTCCCGTACTTCTACATCACCAAGAACTGGCGTGCCTGGCTGGCTGCGGCCACAGACGGGCGGGCGGCGGCGCTCCGGGCTGACAACCGCGCCGGACATGCGCGGAGCATGTTGAGCCTGGGCTGGGTCCGGCACGAAGTGGGCCATACCGATGATGCGATCCTGCTGCTCCAGACCGGGCTGCGGCTGCAGGGAGAACTCGGGGCCGATGACCGGGACGACCTCCTGGAGGCTTGGACGGCGTTCGCGCTTGCGTCCGCGCACGCGTCTCTTCGACACGCGGACGAAGCCCGCGAGTTGTATGCGCGCGCCGAACAGCTCTTCTCCGAGGCCGGCCTCGACTTCGGCGTCGCCGTGTCGAAGGCGATGCTCGCGGGCGAGCAGCAGCAGCTCGGGGAGGACGAAAGGGCGGCGGAGACGGCCTACGATGCCCTCGAGCTGGCGGAGCGGTCTGGCACGAAGAGCGCGATCAGCTTGGCCCACCACCAGCTCGGGTTGCTGCTATTGCAGCATGGGTCTTATCGGCCGGCGCTGACGCATCTGGACAAAGCTCTCGAACTGCGGCGGACAAGCCGCGAGCGTTGGGCGGAAGCCGACACTCTGACCGTGCGGGGCGAAGTCCTGAGCAAGCTCGGCCACGACCGCAACGCCCGCGAGGCATATCGCGAGGCCGCCGAGATCCTTGAGACATTGCACGACCCGCGCGCTTTCGACATCCAAGCGCAGATCGCGTCGCTCAACGCGGTCCTGAACGCCCCGGATGCGCCAGCTTCTTGA
- the chrA gene encoding chromate efflux transporter → MFDHTANAPEPSTTDGAPSLGIVLRQWGRIGCIGFGGPPTHIALLRALRVQRRKWLSGQEFEDAIAACNLLPGPASTQLAIFTAWRVRGRVGALVGGAAFIVPGLIVILGLAALFLVGSPPTWVRGAGAGAGAAVAAVAAHAGVGLIPAGWRRAGMTSRVRWGLYVVAGGTATATLGPWLVLVLLACGVIELTVQRAHRSGSAATLFALPAKPLATAVTSAAGAGVFLTVAWVALKVGALSYGGGFVIIPLMQHDAVNTYHWMTGGQFLSAVALGQITPGPVVQTVAVVGYAAAGLSGGILASVVAFTPSFTFILLGARHFDRLRGNPHVRAFLDGAGPAAVGAILGSAIPLALSLTELWQYAILLGAAILLLALKRGVVTTLLLAAGAGSLLAIAGAAVPH, encoded by the coding sequence ATGTTCGACCACACTGCGAACGCACCTGAACCATCCACCACCGACGGGGCGCCCAGCCTGGGCATCGTTCTGAGGCAATGGGGCCGGATCGGCTGCATCGGATTCGGTGGCCCGCCCACACACATCGCTCTGTTGCGCGCGTTGCGCGTTCAACGGCGGAAGTGGTTATCGGGGCAGGAGTTCGAGGACGCGATCGCCGCGTGCAACCTGCTGCCGGGCCCGGCCTCCACGCAGCTGGCAATTTTCACCGCCTGGCGGGTACGCGGCCGGGTGGGCGCGCTGGTCGGCGGGGCGGCGTTCATTGTGCCCGGATTGATCGTCATCCTCGGCTTGGCCGCCTTGTTCCTCGTGGGGTCCCCGCCGACGTGGGTGCGCGGCGCCGGTGCGGGTGCCGGCGCGGCGGTGGCGGCCGTCGCCGCGCACGCCGGCGTGGGCCTGATCCCGGCCGGCTGGCGTCGCGCGGGCATGACGAGCCGCGTGCGGTGGGGCCTGTACGTCGTTGCCGGTGGTACCGCGACGGCGACTTTGGGGCCGTGGCTGGTGCTTGTCCTGCTTGCCTGCGGCGTCATCGAACTGACCGTGCAACGCGCTCACCGCAGCGGTTCGGCCGCGACCCTGTTCGCGTTGCCCGCGAAACCGCTGGCCACCGCAGTCACGAGTGCCGCAGGAGCGGGGGTGTTCCTGACGGTGGCATGGGTGGCGCTCAAGGTGGGCGCACTGTCGTACGGCGGCGGCTTCGTGATCATTCCGCTCATGCAGCACGACGCGGTCAACACCTACCACTGGATGACCGGAGGCCAATTCCTCAGCGCGGTCGCCCTCGGCCAGATCACCCCCGGCCCGGTCGTCCAAACGGTCGCCGTGGTCGGCTACGCCGCGGCGGGGCTGTCCGGCGGCATCCTCGCCTCAGTCGTCGCATTCACCCCGTCCTTCACGTTCATCTTGCTCGGAGCCCGACACTTCGACAGGCTACGCGGTAATCCACATGTACGCGCGTTCCTCGACGGCGCGGGCCCTGCCGCGGTCGGCGCGATTCTCGGCTCAGCCATCCCGTTGGCGCTGAGCCTCACCGAGCTCTGGCAGTACGCGATCCTGCTCGGCGCCGCGATCCTGCTGCTGGCGCTCAAACGCGGTGTCGTCACCACCCTGCTCCTCGCCGCGGGAGCTGGGTCATTGCTCGCGATCGCCGGAGCAGCAGTCCCTCACTGA
- a CDS encoding VOC family protein: MTTELVSVRYLVDDVEAAVAFYSSKLGFTVRSSAVPAFADVVRGNLRLLLSGPASSAGRPMPDGSKPGPGGWNRIHFIVDDIDAEVTRLREAGVRFRSDVITGPGGRQIVFDDPAGNPVEVFQPVGR, encoded by the coding sequence ATGACCACAGAACTGGTAAGCGTGCGGTATCTCGTCGACGACGTCGAAGCCGCTGTCGCCTTCTACTCCTCCAAGCTCGGCTTCACGGTGCGCTCGAGCGCGGTGCCGGCCTTCGCCGACGTTGTGCGCGGGAACCTGCGGTTGCTGCTGAGCGGCCCGGCCAGCTCCGCGGGACGCCCGATGCCGGACGGGAGCAAGCCCGGCCCCGGCGGATGGAACCGCATCCACTTCATCGTCGACGACATCGACGCCGAGGTGACGCGGCTGCGCGAGGCCGGGGTGCGGTTCCGCAGCGACGTCATCACGGGCCCTGGCGGCCGCCAGATCGTGTTCGACGACCCGGCCGGCAACCCGGTCGAAGTGTTCCAACCCGTCGGGCGGTGA
- a CDS encoding ArsR family transcriptional regulator has product MSATGPSEPPPFVRLAGDPLRWRLMRELAHTDRRVRELVDAVGQPQNLVSYHLRKLRTAELVTARRSSFDGRDTYYHLDLRRCADALAEAGAALHPGLGVTRAARGPARLRVLFLCTGNSGRSPMAAALLRHRTGAEVASAGSHPKPLRPEAVRAMAEYGITLTHEPTHLDSLRQRRFHWVISLCDRVREVCPEFPGRPRMIHWSIPDPAREADSYPAFRRVAAELDTRIGFLMATTPEEVSQT; this is encoded by the coding sequence GTGTCGGCAACTGGTCCATCTGAGCCGCCGCCATTCGTGCGGCTGGCTGGCGACCCGCTGCGCTGGAGGCTGATGCGCGAGCTCGCGCACACCGACCGCCGTGTGCGGGAGCTGGTAGATGCCGTCGGGCAGCCGCAGAACCTGGTGTCCTACCACCTGCGCAAGCTGCGCACGGCGGAGCTGGTCACCGCGCGGCGGAGCAGTTTCGATGGGCGCGACACGTATTACCACCTCGACCTTCGCCGGTGTGCGGACGCGCTCGCCGAGGCCGGCGCTGCGTTGCATCCTGGGCTCGGTGTCACGCGCGCGGCCCGTGGGCCGGCCAGGCTGCGGGTGCTGTTCCTCTGTACCGGCAACAGCGGCCGGTCGCCGATGGCCGCGGCGCTCTTGCGCCACCGCACCGGGGCCGAGGTGGCCAGCGCGGGCAGTCATCCGAAACCACTGCGCCCGGAGGCGGTGCGCGCGATGGCCGAGTACGGCATCACGCTTACCCACGAGCCTACGCATCTGGATTCGTTGCGGCAGCGGCGTTTCCATTGGGTGATCAGCTTGTGCGACCGGGTTCGTGAGGTCTGCCCGGAGTTTCCCGGCCGACCTCGGATGATCCACTGGAGCATCCCCGACCCGGCACGTGAGGCGGACAGCTACCCGGCCTTCCGCCGTGTCGCCGCAGAGCTGGATACGCGGATCGGATTCCTGATGGCAACCACTCCCGAAGAGGTGAGCCAAACATGA
- a CDS encoding MFS transporter: MTAGVRLGLRENWLQFTLLVIVNVCVGGLVGLERTTVPLIGTETFGLTSDLAVFSFIIAFGMTKAFTNLAAGALTARFTRRQLLIAGWLIGIPVPFALAWAPSWGWIIAANVLLGLNQGLTWSMTVNMKIDLVGPARRGLATGLNEAAGYVAVGAVALLTGYLAATHGLRPLPELIGVVFVAAGLGLSLVVRDTAAHVALELSHHPAPADGAQSARLAATFARTTWQNRSLRGASQAGLVNNLNDGLIWGVFPLLFTQHGLGLAAVGLIKGLYPLLWGLGQIPSGHLSDRIGRKPLIVTGMLVQAAGFALALALLADPLLAGIISAIALGLGTAMVYPTLIASISDHAHPAWRANALGTYRFWRDTGYAVGALLAGILADTLGLNTTVIAAAILTAASGLLAARWITTPHAATETSHPAATTGTGEQPKPPNASPS; this comes from the coding sequence GTGACCGCAGGGGTGCGGCTGGGCCTGCGCGAGAACTGGCTCCAATTCACCCTGCTCGTCATCGTCAACGTCTGCGTCGGCGGCCTCGTCGGGCTGGAACGCACCACCGTGCCCCTGATCGGCACCGAGACCTTCGGCCTGACCAGCGACCTCGCCGTGTTCTCCTTCATCATCGCCTTCGGCATGACCAAGGCATTCACCAACCTCGCCGCCGGGGCCCTGACCGCCCGATTCACCCGCCGGCAGCTCCTGATCGCCGGCTGGCTGATCGGCATCCCCGTACCGTTCGCCCTCGCCTGGGCGCCATCCTGGGGCTGGATCATCGCGGCCAACGTGCTGCTCGGCCTCAACCAGGGACTGACCTGGTCGATGACCGTCAACATGAAGATCGACCTCGTCGGCCCGGCCCGCCGCGGACTGGCCACCGGCCTCAACGAAGCCGCAGGTTACGTCGCGGTCGGTGCCGTCGCCCTGCTCACCGGCTACCTAGCCGCCACCCACGGCCTTCGCCCCCTCCCCGAACTCATCGGGGTCGTCTTCGTCGCCGCAGGACTGGGCCTGTCCCTCGTCGTGCGCGACACCGCCGCGCACGTCGCCCTGGAATTGTCCCACCACCCCGCACCCGCTGACGGCGCCCAATCCGCCCGTCTGGCCGCCACCTTCGCCCGTACCACCTGGCAGAACCGATCCCTGCGGGGCGCCAGCCAGGCGGGCCTGGTCAACAACCTCAACGACGGTCTCATCTGGGGCGTGTTCCCGCTGTTGTTCACCCAGCACGGACTCGGGCTCGCCGCCGTCGGCCTCATCAAAGGGCTCTACCCCCTGTTGTGGGGCCTCGGCCAGATCCCCAGCGGGCACCTTTCCGATCGCATCGGCCGCAAACCCCTCATCGTCACTGGCATGCTCGTCCAAGCCGCGGGGTTCGCGCTCGCGCTCGCCCTGCTCGCCGATCCCCTGCTCGCAGGGATCATCTCCGCCATCGCACTCGGCCTGGGCACCGCCATGGTCTACCCGACACTCATCGCGTCAATCTCCGACCACGCCCACCCCGCCTGGCGCGCCAACGCCCTCGGCACCTACCGCTTCTGGCGCGACACCGGCTACGCGGTCGGCGCCCTGCTCGCCGGCATCCTCGCCGACACCCTCGGCCTCAACACCACCGTGATCGCCGCCGCCATCCTCACCGCCGCATCTGGCCTGCTCGCCGCCCGCTGGATCACCACCCCGCACGCCGCAACCGAAACCAGCCATCCAGCGGCGACGACCGGAACCGGCGAGCAACCGAAGCCCCCGAACGCCTCACCGTCCTGA
- a CDS encoding rhodanese-like domain-containing protein has protein sequence MSFTDDHLFPLVDEGLGNSAYLVDLGDGSALAVDASRDLRTLHTAARRRGLRVAFAADTHLHADFLSGAVQLGHDTGATVLASAAGRRLFDHTPLADGDEVDLGGLTLRALATPGHTDEHLSFLLLDGACELGVFTGGSLIVNSAARTDLLGPARTEQLARAQYRSLQRLITLPDAVAVWPTHGAGSFCSTPPGSERTSTIGEQKRANPLLAAPHEDAFVHVLLAGLGTYPAYFTRLAEANRRGPAILAGTPPIAALSAATVRALLSDGATVIDARPADDYATAHIPRAVSIPLREQFATWLGWLMPHTTPLVFVLNPDQDPADIAWQSAKIGYERLAGQLAGGITAWTDAGGPVRSTAFATATHAPTRSYVDIRQAQEYRAGHVPSAIHLELGDLTTHAADVPPGAVVACGHGERAMTAASLLERAGRTDLTVLDGGPGDYVRAHDLNLTGGTQPS, from the coding sequence GTGAGCTTCACCGACGATCACCTGTTCCCGCTGGTCGACGAAGGACTCGGCAACAGCGCCTACCTGGTGGATCTGGGCGACGGCAGCGCGCTGGCCGTCGACGCGTCCCGGGATCTGCGCACCCTCCACACGGCCGCGCGACGGCGTGGTCTGCGGGTCGCCTTCGCCGCGGACACGCACCTGCACGCCGATTTCCTCTCCGGTGCCGTGCAGCTCGGTCACGACACGGGAGCGACGGTGCTCGCCTCCGCGGCGGGACGTCGCCTGTTCGACCACACCCCGCTGGCTGATGGTGACGAGGTCGATCTCGGCGGCCTGACACTGAGGGCCCTCGCGACCCCCGGCCACACCGACGAGCACCTGTCGTTCCTGCTGCTCGACGGCGCGTGCGAACTCGGCGTGTTCACCGGCGGCTCGCTGATCGTCAACTCCGCGGCTCGCACGGACTTGCTCGGCCCAGCACGGACCGAGCAGTTGGCCCGCGCCCAGTACCGGTCGCTGCAACGCCTGATCACCCTGCCCGACGCCGTCGCCGTGTGGCCCACCCACGGCGCGGGGTCGTTCTGCTCCACCCCACCCGGCAGCGAACGCACGTCGACCATCGGGGAGCAGAAGCGCGCCAACCCGTTGCTGGCGGCACCCCACGAGGACGCGTTCGTCCATGTTCTGCTCGCCGGGCTGGGAACGTATCCGGCGTACTTCACCCGCCTCGCCGAAGCGAACCGGCGCGGCCCGGCCATCCTGGCCGGCACTCCGCCGATCGCTGCGCTCAGCGCCGCCACGGTGCGGGCGCTCCTCTCGGACGGGGCAACCGTCATCGATGCCCGCCCCGCGGACGACTACGCCACCGCCCACATCCCCCGCGCGGTGTCCATCCCGTTGCGCGAGCAATTCGCGACATGGCTGGGCTGGCTGATGCCCCACACCACCCCACTGGTATTCGTCCTCAATCCCGACCAGGACCCCGCCGACATCGCCTGGCAGTCCGCCAAAATCGGCTACGAACGACTGGCCGGACAGCTGGCCGGCGGCATCACTGCCTGGACGGACGCGGGCGGTCCGGTTCGCAGCACTGCCTTTGCCACCGCCACCCACGCGCCGACACGATCCTATGTAGACATCCGCCAAGCGCAGGAGTATCGCGCCGGTCACGTTCCGAGCGCGATCCACCTCGAACTCGGCGACCTGACCACACACGCCGCCGACGTCCCGCCCGGCGCTGTTGTGGCGTGCGGGCACGGTGAACGCGCCATGACCGCCGCCAGCCTCCTCGAGCGCGCCGGCCGCACCGATCTCACGGTGCTCGACGGGGGTCCCGGCGACTACGTCCGTGCCCACGACCTGAACCTCACCGGCGGGACCCAGCCGTCGTGA
- a CDS encoding metalloregulator ArsR/SmtB family transcription factor — MADNTATDPDSGSVKTAAKARLYEAFAVSGKALANGKRLELLDLLAQGERTVDALATASGLNLTTASAHLQTLKQAGFVATRRDGVRVHYRLAGEDVAQLFALLRTVAQAHQPAVPHAREAYLGAAPDEEITREQLQVRAAAGEVVLLDVRPVHEYRAGHIPGALSVPVEELADRINELPDGADIVVYCRGEYCVLAYDAVRLLTDRGRRAVRLDDGMLEWRLAEMPVDTGDLA; from the coding sequence ATGGCGGACAACACCGCGACCGATCCGGACAGTGGTTCGGTGAAGACGGCGGCCAAGGCGCGGTTGTACGAGGCGTTCGCGGTCAGCGGGAAGGCGCTCGCCAACGGCAAGCGCCTGGAACTGCTCGACCTGCTGGCACAGGGCGAGCGCACCGTGGACGCGCTCGCCACCGCGTCGGGGCTGAACCTGACGACCGCGTCCGCACATCTGCAGACCCTCAAACAGGCAGGCTTCGTCGCGACCCGCCGGGACGGGGTACGGGTGCACTATCGCCTCGCCGGCGAGGACGTCGCGCAGCTGTTCGCGTTGCTGCGCACCGTCGCCCAGGCCCATCAGCCGGCGGTGCCGCATGCGCGTGAGGCCTACCTCGGTGCCGCGCCCGACGAGGAAATCACCCGCGAGCAGTTGCAGGTGCGCGCGGCAGCGGGGGAAGTGGTGCTGCTGGACGTCCGGCCGGTGCACGAGTACCGGGCGGGTCACATCCCGGGCGCGCTGAGCGTCCCGGTAGAGGAGCTGGCGGACCGGATCAACGAACTACCCGACGGCGCGGACATCGTCGTGTACTGCCGAGGCGAGTACTGCGTACTGGCCTACGACGCGGTGCGGCTGCTGACCGACCGCGGCCGCCGCGCGGTCCGGCTGGACGACGGCATGCTGGAGTGGCGCCTGGCCGAAATGCCCGTCGACACCGGAGACCTCGCATGA
- a CDS encoding YnfA family protein — translation MLVLRSIGLFVLAAILEIGGAWLVWQGVRDHRGWLWIGSGIIALGLYGFVATLQPDAQFGRILAAYGGVFVAGSLLWGVIADGYRPDRFDVIGAFICLTGVGVIMYAPRG, via the coding sequence GTGCTCGTGTTGCGTTCGATCGGGCTGTTCGTGCTCGCCGCCATCTTGGAGATCGGTGGTGCCTGGCTCGTGTGGCAAGGCGTCCGCGACCACCGCGGCTGGTTGTGGATCGGGAGCGGGATCATCGCCCTCGGCCTTTACGGGTTCGTCGCAACCCTGCAGCCCGACGCCCAGTTCGGCCGCATTCTGGCCGCGTACGGCGGCGTGTTCGTCGCCGGCTCCCTGCTGTGGGGTGTCATCGCCGACGGCTACCGCCCCGACCGCTTCGACGTGATCGGAGCATTCATCTGCCTCACCGGCGTCGGGGTCATCATGTACGCCCCGCGCGGCTGA
- a CDS encoding helix-turn-helix domain-containing protein: MQSWFSGQPFTEGAARAGVSTSTVRRWVRRFIEHGLGALAGEAPARPARPAAGTDPRGHSFTEASKTFLAGIGAELHLARSERGWTRQQLIERCGVEYSPERVANWEHGLRAVPVVALAITCRALEISMAEVVGRSYTSAFDRLPQVPK, translated from the coding sequence GTGCAGAGTTGGTTTTCGGGCCAGCCGTTCACCGAAGGCGCCGCGCGTGCCGGAGTCTCCACCTCCACGGTCCGCCGGTGGGTCCGGCGATTCATCGAGCACGGTCTCGGCGCGCTCGCAGGTGAGGCACCGGCGCGCCCGGCCCGGCCCGCGGCCGGGACGGATCCCCGTGGTCACAGCTTCACCGAAGCATCGAAGACGTTTCTGGCCGGAATCGGGGCGGAACTTCACCTCGCCCGCTCCGAGCGCGGGTGGACCCGGCAGCAGCTGATCGAACGCTGCGGTGTGGAGTACTCGCCCGAACGGGTCGCGAACTGGGAACACGGCCTCCGGGCCGTCCCGGTCGTCGCCTTGGCCATCACGTGCCGGGCGCTGGAGATCTCGATGGCCGAGGTCGTCGGGCGCAGCTACACCAGTGCGTTCGACCGCTTGCCGCAGGTCCCGAAATGA
- a CDS encoding helix-turn-helix transcriptional regulator, protein MKIRSRATPPAAFALGAELHRARMRAKFGLREQADRVDVPPANISHWEAGSRRPSPDMTSYLLGLFKVAGPEYKRLRELASNVHNSMHVEHRIPARTA, encoded by the coding sequence GTGAAGATCCGTTCCCGCGCGACCCCACCCGCCGCCTTCGCGCTCGGCGCCGAACTTCACCGGGCCCGAATGCGAGCGAAGTTCGGCCTCCGTGAACAGGCGGACCGGGTAGACGTCCCACCGGCCAACATCAGCCACTGGGAAGCCGGATCACGCAGGCCGTCACCGGACATGACGTCGTATCTCCTCGGTCTGTTCAAGGTGGCTGGACCCGAGTACAAACGCCTCCGGGAACTCGCCTCGAACGTGCACAACTCCATGCACGTCGAACACCGCATCCCCGCACGAACCGCATGA